A section of the Corvus hawaiiensis isolate bCorHaw1 chromosome 14, bCorHaw1.pri.cur, whole genome shotgun sequence genome encodes:
- the SYTL4 gene encoding synaptotagmin-like protein 4 translates to MSEAVDLSFLSDVERDLILQVLQRDEELRKAEERRIRRLKNELLEIRRKGAKRGSQRYSERTCARCQQSLGRVSPKANTCRGCNHLVCRDCRSYSPNDSWRCKVCTKEAELKKTTGDWFYDQRVNRFANHLGSDMVRLSLRHKPTANKRETVGQTLLQKAQLSEPKSSSAVRQPSPPAPREGSSLFPDTSDPRDGKSDTESMENMSLDGYRPSPADVGGRRNSLERAVPGKQVAAPAGPASSSLTLPLRSKTAFSDGRDATVGTRSSALVDEHETIFKKNPRRVVRPADYTKSVIDLRPEDLVGEGGSLGDRSKSVPGLNTELEEEEEDIDNLVEIHRQRVARGSMRSGTSSSTLGSMVSIYSEAGDFGSVAVTGGISFSLSYEQKTQTLFIHVKECRQLAYGDEGRKRSNPYVKTYLLPDKSRQGKRKTTIKRNTINPLYNELLKYEINKSLLLARTLQFSVWHHDRFGRNTFLGEVEVPLDAWNFESHLEEFLPLHGKIGADAAGLHQYKGELVVSMKYIPSAKHPGAGNGRKGKTGDGGELQVWIKEAKNLTAAKSGGTSDSFVKGYLLPHKNKASKRKTPVVKKTLNPHYNHTFVYNGINPEDLQHICLELTVWDREPLSSNDFLGGVRLGVGNGMSNGQAVDWMDSTGEELNLWQKMCQYPGSWAEGTLQLRSTMAKLRP, encoded by the exons ATGTCGGAGGCTGTGGATTTGTCCTTCCTGTCGGACGTGGAGAGAGATCTGATCCTGCAGGTCCTGCAGCGCGACGAGGAGCTCCGcaaagcagaggagaggaggatCAG GCGCCTGAAGAATGAGCTGCTGGAGATCCGGCGCAAGGGAGCCAAGCGAGGCAGCCAGCGCTACAGCGAGAGGACGTGTGCCcgctgccagcagagcctgggccgcGTCAGCCCCAAGGCCAACACTTGCCGGGGCTGCAACCACTTGGTGTGTCGGGACTGCCGTTCCTACAGCCCCAATGACTCCTGGCGCTGCAAAGTCTGCACCAAGGAGGC tgaGCTGAAGAAGACAACGGGCGACTGGTTCTATGACCAGAGGGTGAACCGCTTTGCCAACCACTTGGGCAGCGACATGGTACGGCTGTCCCTGCGGCACAAACCAACAG CCAACAAAAGAGAGACTGTGGGACAAACCCTCCTACAGAAAGCCCAGCTCAGCGAGCCTAAAAGCTCCTCTGCAGTTCGGCAGCCCAGCCCCCCTGCACCCCGGGAGGGGTCCAG TTTGTTTCCAGATACCTCAGACCCTCGGGATGGCAAAAGCGACACAGAGTCCATGGAAAACATGAGCCTGGATGGCTACAGACCTAGTCCTGCTGATGTGGGGGGCAG GAGGAACTCCCTGGAGAGAGCTGTCCCTGGAAAACAGGTTGCTGCGCCAGCAGGAcctgcctcctccagcctgaccctccctCTCCGCTCCAAAACCGCGTTCTCTGATGGACGG GATGCCACCGTGGGGACCCGCAGCAGCGCCTTGGTGGACGAGCACGAAACGATATTCAAGAAGAACCCCCGTCGGGTGGTGAGGCCCGCGG ACTACACCAAGTCGGTGATCGACCTGCGCCCTGAGGACCTTGTGGGGGAAGGTGGCTCTTTGGGGGACAGGAGCAAGTCAGTCCCTGGCCTCAACACGGAGCTG gaggaggaggaggaggacatcgATAACCTGGTGGAGATCCACCGCCAGCGGGTGGCCCGGGGCAGCATGCGCAGTGGCACCTCCTCA AGCACACTGGGCAGCATGGTCAGCATTTACAGTGAGGCTGGCGACTTTGGCAGCGTGGCTGTCACCGGGGGCATCTCCTTCTCCCTGAGCTACGAGCAGAAGACGCAGACCTTGTTCATTCACGTGAAGGAGTGTCGCCAGCTGGCCTATGGGGACGAGGGCAGGAAGCGCTCCAACCC GTATGTGAAGACCTACCTCCTGCCTGACAAATCCCGGCAGGGGAAACGCAAGACAACCATCAAACGCAATACCATCAACCCCCTGTACAACGAGCTGCTGAAG tATGAGATTAACAAGTCCCTCCTGCTTGCGAGGACGCTGCAGTTCTCAGTGTGGCACCACGATCGCTTTGGCCGCAACACGTTCCTGGGGGAGGTGGAGGTCCCACTGGACGCCTGGAACTTCGAGAGCCACCTGGAGGAGTTCCTACCCCTGCATGGCAAG ATTGGCGCAGATGCTGCTGGTCTCCACCAGTACAAGGGGGAGCTGGTTGTCTCCATGAAGTACATCCCATCTGCCAAGCatcctggggctgggaatggcaggaaaG GTAAAACAGGGGACGGCGGTGAACTCCAGGTCTGGATCAAAGAAGCCAAAAACCTCACAGCTGCCAAGTCTGGGGGGACCTCAGACAGTTTTGTCAAGGG CTACCTCCTGCCACACAAAAACAAAGCCTCCAAGAGGAAGACGCCTGTGGTGAAGAAGACCCTGAACCCTCATTACAACCACACCTTTGTGTACAATGGTATCAACCCTGAGGACCTGCAGCACATTTGCCTGGAGCTGACGGTCTGGGACCGGGAGCCGCTGTCCAGCAACGACTTCCTCGGGGGTGTCCGGCTGGGGGTGGGCAATG GCATGAGCAACGGGCAGGCTGTGGACTGGATGGACTCCACGGGCGAGGAGCTGAACCTGTGGCAGAAGATGTGCCAGTATCCGGGCTCCTGGGCAGAGGGAACACTCCAGCTCCGCTCCACCATGGCCAAGCTGAGGCCGTAG
- the SRPX2 gene encoding sushi repeat-containing protein SRPX2: MAQEAAPILLVVLARLVSSTWHEGSGYYLESHTNEVYAEEPPPEPALDYRRVPQWCATLNIHRGEATCYSPRGSSYRSSLGTRCELSCTRGYRLVGPSAVQCLPSRHWSGMAYCRQIRCHVLPAVLRGSYVCSAGVQMDSRCDYTCLPGYQLEGDRSRVCMEDGHWSGSEPICVDMEPPKIRCPDSRQRIAEPGKLTATVYWDPPRVRDSADGVIKRVMLRGPEPGSEFPEGEHVIRYTAHDQAYNRASCKFSIRVQVRRCPVLKPPQNGYISCTSDGNNYGATCEYLCDGGYERQGTSLRVCQSTQQWTGSQPLCAPMQINTDVNSAASLLDQFHEKRRLFVISAPDPSNRYYKMQISMLQQAACGLDLRHVTTVELVGQPPHEVGRIREHRLSLGIIEELRRFLHLTRSHFNAVLLDKAGTDRERYISPVSPDELFVFIDTYLLSEREAARRAQSGDPCE, encoded by the exons ATGGCGCAGGAGGCAGCCCCCATCCTGCTGGTTGTCCTTGCCAGGCTGGTGTCATCCACGTGGCATGAAG ggtCTGGCTACTACCTGGAGAGTCACACCAACGAGGTGTACGCAGAAGAACCCccccctgagcctgccctggacTACCGTAGAG TGCCCCAGTGGTGCGCCACGCTCAACATCCACCGCGGAGAGGCCACTTGTTACTCGCCCCGGGGCAGCTCCTACcgcagcagcctggggacacgCTGCGAGCTGAGCTGCACCCGCGGGTACCGGCTGGTGGGTCCCAGTGCTGTCCAGTGCCTGCCCAGCCGCCACTGGTCCGGGATGGCGTACTGCCGAC AAATCCGGTGCCACGTGCTGCCAGCGGTGCTGCGGGGCTCCTACGTGTGCTCAGCAGGCGTGCAGATGGATTCCCGCTGTGACTACACCTGCCTGCCCGGCTACCAGCTGGAAGGTGACCGGAGTCGCGTCTGCATGGAGGATGGGCACTGGAGCGGGAGCGAGCCAATCTGTGTAG ATATGGAGCCTCCCAAGATCCGCTGTCCAGACTCCCGGCAGCGCATCGCAGAGCCAGGCAAACTGACTGCCACTGTCTACTGGGACCCTCCCCGCGTGAGGGACTCTGCTGACGGAGTCATCAAGAG GGTGATGCTGCGGGGCCCGGAGCCCGGCTCCGAATTCCCTGAAGGAGAGCATGTGATCCGCTACACCGCCCACGACCAGGCTTACAACCGAGCCAGCTGCAAGTTCAGCATCCGTGTCCAAG TGAGGCGCTGCCCTGTCCTGAAGCCTCCGCAGAACGGGTACATCTCCTGCACCTCCGACGGCAACAACTACGGTGCCACCTGCGAGTATCTGTGCGACGGGGGCTACGAGCGCCAGGGCACCTCCCTGCGGGTCTGCCAGTCCACCCAGCAGTGGACGGGCTCCCAGCCCCTTTGTGCAC CCATGCAGATCAACACGGATGTGAACTCAGCCGCCAGCCTGCTGGATCAGTTCCATGAGAAACGCCGCCTCTTTGTCATCTCAGCCCCCGACCCCTCAAACCGCTACTACAAGATGCAGATCTCCATGCTGCAG CAAGCTGCCTGCGGGCTGGACCTGCGCCACGTCACCACCGTCGAGCTGGTGGGGCAGCCCCCACACGAGGTGGGACGCATCCGGGAGCACCGCCTGTCCCTCGGCATCATCGAGGAGCTCAG GCGCTTCCTGCACCTCACGCGCTCCCACTTCAACGCGGTGCTGCTGGACAAGGCGGGCACCGACCGCGAGCGCTACATCTCCCCGGTGAGCCCCGACGAGCTCTTCGTGTTCATCGACACGTACCTGCTGAGCGAGCGCGAGGCGGCCCGGCGGGCACAGAGCGGGGATCCCTGCGAGTGA
- the TSPAN6 gene encoding tetraspanin-6 isoform X2: MASPSRRLQTKPVITCLKSVLLTYTFVFWVSGIVLLAVGIWGRVSLAVYFSLLDEKATNVPFVLVGAGTVVVLLGTFGCFATCRGSTWMLKLIKTNFESNLNLALEDYNVTADRHSEAVDTIQRTLHCCGVQNYSDWERTEYFSRRGIPRSCCKNQNDCSEEDLKDPNKAKLKVFVDGCFFLVTSTMESKMSVVAGISFGIACFQLIGIILSCCLSRYITNNQYEMV; this comes from the exons ATGGCGTCCCCGTCGCGGCGGCTGCAGACGAAGCCGGTCATCACCTGCCTCAAGAGCGTCCTGCTCACCTACACCTTCGTCTTCTGG GTGTCGGGCATTGTGCTGCTGGCCGTGGGCATCTGGGGCAGGGTGAGCCTGGCCGTCTACTTCTCCCTGTTGGACGAGAAAGCCACCAATGTCCCGTTCGTCCTGGTGGGCGCTGGCACCGTCGTTGTCCTCCTGGGCACCTTCGGCTGCTTTGCCACCTGCCGCGGCAGCACCTGGATGCTCAAGCTG ATAAAGACAAACTTTGAGAGTAACCTGAACCTGGCCTTGGAGGATTACAACGTGACCGCGGACCGGCACAGCGAGGCCGTCGACACCATCCAGAGAACG CTGCACTGCTGCGGGGTGCAGAACTATTCTGACTGGGAGAGGACTGAATACTTCAGCCGGAGGGGCATCCCCCGGAGCTGTTGCAAGAACCAGAACGACTGCTCGGAGGAAGATCTGAAAGACCCAAACAAGGCAAAGCTTAAAGTGTTTGTGGAT GGTTGTTTTTTCCTGGTAACATCAACAATGGAGTCCAAAATGAGCGTTGTGGCCGGAATCTCCTTTGGCATCGCGTGTTTCCAG ttgaTCGGCATCAttctctcctgctgcctgtcccGGTACATCACGAACAATCAGTATGAGATGGTGTAG
- the TSPAN6 gene encoding tetraspanin-6 isoform X1, protein MASPSRRLQTKPVITCLKSVLLTYTFVFWVSGIVLLAVGIWGRVSLAVYFSLLDEKATNVPFVLVGAGTVVVLLGTFGCFATCRGSTWMLKLYAMLLSLIFLIVLVAAIVGFVFRHEIKTNFESNLNLALEDYNVTADRHSEAVDTIQRTLHCCGVQNYSDWERTEYFSRRGIPRSCCKNQNDCSEEDLKDPNKAKLKVFVDGCFFLVTSTMESKMSVVAGISFGIACFQLIGIILSCCLSRYITNNQYEMV, encoded by the exons ATGGCGTCCCCGTCGCGGCGGCTGCAGACGAAGCCGGTCATCACCTGCCTCAAGAGCGTCCTGCTCACCTACACCTTCGTCTTCTGG GTGTCGGGCATTGTGCTGCTGGCCGTGGGCATCTGGGGCAGGGTGAGCCTGGCCGTCTACTTCTCCCTGTTGGACGAGAAAGCCACCAATGTCCCGTTCGTCCTGGTGGGCGCTGGCACCGTCGTTGTCCTCCTGGGCACCTTCGGCTGCTTTGCCACCTGCCGCGGCAGCACCTGGATGCTCAAGCTG TATGCAATGCTCCTGTCCCTCATCTTCCTCATCGTCCTGGTGGCCGCCATCGTGGGGTTCGTCTTCAGGCACGAG ATAAAGACAAACTTTGAGAGTAACCTGAACCTGGCCTTGGAGGATTACAACGTGACCGCGGACCGGCACAGCGAGGCCGTCGACACCATCCAGAGAACG CTGCACTGCTGCGGGGTGCAGAACTATTCTGACTGGGAGAGGACTGAATACTTCAGCCGGAGGGGCATCCCCCGGAGCTGTTGCAAGAACCAGAACGACTGCTCGGAGGAAGATCTGAAAGACCCAAACAAGGCAAAGCTTAAAGTGTTTGTGGAT GGTTGTTTTTTCCTGGTAACATCAACAATGGAGTCCAAAATGAGCGTTGTGGCCGGAATCTCCTTTGGCATCGCGTGTTTCCAG ttgaTCGGCATCAttctctcctgctgcctgtcccGGTACATCACGAACAATCAGTATGAGATGGTGTAG
- the TNMD gene encoding tenomodulin: MGETARQSPQDCRFLDAEAAKPRKKICPRYQLCGLLFSALLLSLILIFFGVKYLWNPAPRKVYDMEHTFFSNGEKKKIVMEIDPLARTETFSSGNGSEEILEIHDFKNGITGIFFVGLQKCFIKTQTKVLPETTEAKIPELEGEEITTTYFEQSVVWVPGEKPIQNKEFLKSSKIFDICKNVTIFWIHPAPIAAPEQANLEGAEEEDPELLTDSQSWLDGGSEHELEKDMQAGPKRRARQLTEEDLPVNDYSENGLEFHPLWDERGYCCAQCRRANRYCRRVCEPLLGYYPYPYCYQGGRVICRIIMPCNWWIARMLGRV; the protein is encoded by the exons ATGGGAGAGACGGCTCGGCAGAGCCCGCAGGACTGCCGCTTTCTGGAC GCAGAAGCAGCCAAGCCGCGGAAGAAGATCTGCCCCAGGTACCAGCTCTGTGGACTGCTCTTCAGCGCGCTGCTCCTTTCTCTTATTCTGATATTTTTTGGTGTCAAATACCTCTGGAACCCAGCACCCAGAAAA GTTTATGACATGGAACACACATTCTTCAGCAATGGTGAGAAGAAGAAGATTGTGATGGAGATTGACCCGCTGGCCAGGACAGAGACCTTCAGCAGCGGGAACGGCAGTGAGGAAATCCTGGAGATCCATGACTTCAAAAAC GGAATAACCGGCATCTTCTTTGTGGGACTTCAAAAATGCTTCATCAAAACTCAGACTAAAGTCCTACCTGAGACAACAGAGGCCAAGATCCCCGAGCTTGAG GGTGAAGAAATCACCACCACCTACTTTGAGCAATCTGTGGTCTGGGTGCCAGGGGAAAAGCCTATTCAGAACAAGGAATTCCTGAAGAGTTCCAAAATTTTTGACATCTGCAAAAATGTGACCATCTTCTGGATCCACCCCGCACCAATAGCAG CTCCTGAGCAGGCCAACCTTGAAGGGGCAGAGGAAGAAGACCCTGAGCTGCTCACGGACAGCCAGAGCTGGTTGGACGGGGGGAGCGAACACgagctggagaaggacatgCAGGCGGGGCCCAAGCGTCGGGCACGGCAGCTCACTGAGGAGGACCTGCCCGTCAATGACTAC TCGGAGAACGGGCTGGAGTTCCACCCTCTGTGGGATGAGCGAGGCTACTGCTGTGCCCAGTGCCGCCGCGCCAACCGCTACTGCCGGCGGGTCTGCGAGCCCCTGCTGGGCTACTACCCCTACCCCTACTGCTACCAGGGCGGGAGGGTCATCTGCCGCATCATCATGCCCTGCAACTGGTGGATCGCGCGCATGCTGGGCAGGGTGTAG